From a single Methanobrevibacter sp. genomic region:
- a CDS encoding DNA-directed DNA polymerase: protein MQRNVVILDIDYVTYEDRPVIRLFSKDGDKNIILLDDTFEPYLYVVSDDLDECIGEIQDNLDVVRIEKVTKKDFQIEKEFLKVTFKHPQELAKNRDALRDLDSVIQIREFDIPFYRRYLMDRDVIPMTEVVAVGEKVDSFLDLDSSKLDVEIIKLTEELTRVPEYPQKFRILSFDLEVRNPHGMPNSEEDEIIMIGVSSNFGINQVISTKTNSEDRNDFVNQVGTEKEMIEEFVKIIKENNIDILVGYNSDNFDFPYLKDRAKILGVDLDIGMDGSDIKFIRRGYANAGSFKGLIHVDLYLVMRRYMSLERYTLERVYYELFGEEKIDVPGDRIWEFWDNGGEELDNLFDYSLDDVVSTLKIAEQTLPLNLELTRIIGQPLFDVSRMATGQQAEWFLVKQAYFDNEVVPNKQGANFANRAAAEDNEGGYVREPEKGLHENLVQFDFRSLYPSIIISKNISPDVMYLGDVENEDEYNIAPEHGLKFKKEPRGFIPSVIDKILQERFRIKREMKASTDDTERKALDVQQQAIKRLANTMYGIYGFPRFRWYSFECAKAITSWGRQYIKSSIKKAEEYGFYAIYADTDGFYAKYKKEKK, encoded by the coding sequence ATGCAGAGAAATGTTGTTATTTTAGATATTGATTACGTTACCTATGAAGACAGACCTGTCATCAGATTATTTTCAAAAGACGGGGATAAGAACATCATATTGCTTGATGATACATTTGAACCTTATTTATATGTTGTATCTGATGATTTGGATGAGTGCATAGGTGAAATTCAGGATAATTTGGATGTTGTTCGCATTGAAAAGGTAACAAAAAAGGATTTCCAGATTGAAAAGGAATTTTTAAAGGTTACATTCAAGCATCCTCAGGAACTTGCAAAAAACAGGGATGCACTAAGGGACTTGGACAGCGTAATACAGATAAGAGAATTCGATATTCCGTTCTATAGGAGATATCTGATGGACCGTGATGTCATTCCGATGACAGAAGTGGTTGCCGTTGGAGAAAAAGTGGATTCATTTTTGGATTTGGACTCATCAAAACTTGATGTTGAGATAATCAAGCTTACAGAGGAGTTGACACGTGTTCCGGAATATCCTCAAAAGTTCCGTATATTGAGTTTTGATTTGGAAGTCAGAAATCCTCACGGAATGCCAAACTCAGAAGAGGATGAGATAATCATGATTGGAGTTTCAAGCAACTTCGGAATCAATCAGGTCATCTCAACAAAAACAAACTCCGAGGATAGGAATGACTTTGTAAATCAAGTCGGAACTGAAAAGGAAATGATTGAAGAGTTCGTTAAAATCATAAAGGAAAACAATATTGACATTCTTGTCGGATACAACTCAGACAACTTCGATTTCCCATACCTCAAGGACAGGGCAAAGATATTGGGTGTTGATTTGGACATTGGAATGGACGGATCAGACATCAAGTTCATAAGAAGAGGATATGCCAATGCGGGGTCATTTAAAGGATTGATTCACGTTGACCTGTACCTTGTCATGAGAAGATACATGTCTCTTGAAAGGTACACTCTTGAGAGAGTATACTATGAACTCTTTGGTGAAGAGAAGATTGATGTTCCGGGAGATAGAATCTGGGAATTCTGGGACAATGGAGGAGAAGAACTGGATAATCTGTTTGACTATTCACTTGATGACGTAGTCTCAACATTGAAAATTGCAGAACAGACATTGCCTCTCAATCTGGAGCTTACCCGTATCATCGGTCAGCCTCTTTTTGATGTTTCACGTATGGCAACAGGCCAGCAGGCAGAATGGTTTTTGGTAAAGCAGGCTTACTTTGATAATGAGGTTGTTCCAAACAAACAGGGAGCAAACTTTGCAAACAGGGCTGCAGCTGAAGACAATGAAGGTGGATATGTAAGGGAACCTGAAAAGGGACTGCATGAAAATCTTGTTCAATTCGATTTTAGAAGCCTGTATCCTAGTATCATCATCTCAAAAAACATCTCTCCTGATGTAATGTATTTAGGGGATGTTGAAAATGAAGATGAATATAACATTGCACCTGAACACGGTCTTAAATTCAAAAAGGAACCTAGAGGTTTCATTCCTTCAGTTATTGATAAGATCCTTCAGGAACGTTTCAGAATAAAACGTGAAATGAAAGCATCAACAGATGATACTGAAAGAAAAGCATTGGATGTACAGCAGCAAGCTATCAAAAGACTTGCAAACACCATGTATGGTATCTACGGTTTTCCAAGATTCAGATGGTATTCATTTGAATGTGCAAAAGCCATTACTTCTTGGGGAAGACAATATATTAAATCATCCATAAAAAAAGCAGAAGAATATGGATTTTATGCAATATATGCTGATACCGATGGTTTTTATGCTAAATATAAAAAAGAAAAAAAGTAA
- a CDS encoding ATP-binding protein produces the protein MECYITYSVKGFLAFNSENKLISEKLFPEDEIVNRLAEIDDKKIVKEELEIIEEVSKDYDEIIIESNKRRSDYGNEKITVKSPNQGGDYLRENYEKFGLDSEEITSIYRSLAISRIKKDSASEDKHLIQAINSIDEIDESISKLIERIREWYALYFPEMDVIHNNETYIKLISQNKTKEKIIEAKPDAFPSDIIDLEEDINPMDLEIMNNYANSIYELQKSRKNMEDYVDAKMEAIAPNLKLLVGSSLGAKLISHAGGIKRLAVYPSSTVQIMGAEKALFRHLKSGDRAPKYGLIYQHPQVRGAKWWNRGKIARMLAGMISLAVRRDVFTKTFDENVADEFTARVEEIEKNNPFPTKTTKRRNEERSKSKKSKKKGKKRKKRR, from the coding sequence ATGGAATGTTATATAACTTACTCAGTTAAAGGGTTTTTAGCTTTTAATAGTGAAAATAAGTTAATATCCGAAAAATTATTTCCAGAAGATGAAATAGTTAACAGATTAGCTGAAATTGATGATAAAAAAATTGTTAAAGAAGAATTAGAAATAATTGAAGAAGTCTCAAAGGACTATGATGAAATTATCATAGAATCAAACAAGAGACGCTCTGACTATGGCAATGAAAAGATAACCGTAAAGTCACCGAATCAAGGTGGGGACTACCTAAGGGAAAATTATGAAAAATTTGGCCTTGATTCAGAAGAGATAACTTCAATTTACAGAAGTCTTGCAATTTCAAGAATCAAGAAGGATTCAGCTTCTGAAGACAAACATTTAATCCAAGCTATTAACTCTATTGACGAAATTGATGAAAGTATTTCTAAATTGATTGAAAGAATTCGTGAATGGTATGCTCTTTACTTCCCAGAAATGGACGTTATACATAACAATGAGACATACATCAAATTAATATCACAAAACAAGACCAAAGAAAAGATTATTGAAGCAAAACCTGACGCATTTCCAAGTGATATTATTGATCTCGAAGAAGACATCAATCCTATGGATTTAGAAATCATGAATAATTATGCTAATTCTATTTATGAACTCCAGAAATCCAGAAAAAACATGGAAGATTATGTTGATGCAAAAATGGAAGCTATTGCACCTAACTTGAAGCTTTTGGTTGGATCATCTCTTGGTGCAAAATTGATTTCACATGCAGGAGGCATCAAAAGGCTTGCAGTCTATCCTTCAAGTACAGTTCAGATAATGGGTGCTGAAAAGGCATTGTTCAGACATTTGAAAAGCGGAGACAGGGCGCCTAAATACGGATTGATCTACCAACACCCACAAGTAAGGGGTGCAAAATGGTGGAATCGCGGTAAGATTGCAAGAATGCTTGCAGGAATGATTTCCCTGGCCGTTAGAAGAGACGTATTTACCAAGACTTTTGATGAAAATGTTGCAGATGAATTCACAGCAAGAGTTGAAGAAATAGAGAAAAATAATCCATTTCCAACAAAAACAACTAAAAGAAGGAATGAAGAACGCTCAAAATCTAAAAAGAGTAAGAAAAAAGGTAAAAAAAGGAAAAAAAGGAGATAG
- a CDS encoding glycosyl transferase, with the protein MSDKSYKDLKYELELKNAEIDELNIELEGKKEEINKLKLYATKLKYEKKNLEDKLDTKIDYDKATMGELDDLSEKIREKESIIEDKQDQVRYLRSLIDDYKTQVSNNTENLEIQLRKITKTYEDLLKQKDSIIEKQDEQIANLLKSKEEIIKSNKTNIISLKLQNDKYQEIIDKLTKTN; encoded by the coding sequence ATGTCAGACAAGAGTTATAAAGATTTGAAATATGAATTAGAACTTAAGAATGCTGAAATCGATGAACTCAACATTGAGCTTGAAGGCAAAAAGGAAGAAATAAACAAGTTGAAGCTTTATGCAACCAAATTGAAGTATGAAAAGAAGAATCTGGAAGATAAACTTGACACCAAGATAGATTATGACAAGGCCACAATGGGTGAGCTTGATGACCTTTCAGAAAAAATCAGGGAAAAGGAATCCATCATCGAGGACAAGCAGGATCAGGTAAGATATCTCAGGTCATTGATTGACGACTATAAGACTCAGGTGAGCAACAACACTGAAAACCTTGAAATCCAGCTTAGAAAAATAACCAAAACATATGAGGACCTATTGAAACAGAAAGATTCAATCATTGAAAAGCAGGATGAACAAATTGCAAATCTACTCAAATCCAAAGAAGAAATAATTAAATCCAATAAAACCAATATAATTAGTTTAAAATTGCAGAATGACAAATATCAGGAAATAATTGATAAGTTAACAAAAACTAATTAA
- a CDS encoding phosphopantothenoylcysteine synthase, giving the protein MIILCVTGSIAATEAIKLAREFRRQDVEVKCFMSDAACELIHPNSMEFATGQEVVTKLTGQIEHVKYSQEDLILVAPATANIISKFAYKIADDPISTLLITAYGHDTPIIFVPSMHDSMFKAIRENIEKIKQEGSATFIKPRMDEGKAKFPSKEDIVLESLRTITLNKKD; this is encoded by the coding sequence ATGATTATTTTATGTGTTACTGGTAGTATAGCGGCTACCGAAGCTATTAAATTAGCTCGTGAATTTAGACGTCAGGATGTTGAGGTAAAATGTTTTATGAGTGATGCTGCATGTGAACTTATACATCCAAATTCAATGGAATTTGCAACAGGTCAGGAAGTTGTAACAAAATTGACAGGTCAAATCGAGCATGTCAAATATTCTCAGGAAGATTTGATATTGGTTGCACCTGCAACTGCAAACATTATATCTAAATTTGCATACAAAATAGCTGATGATCCAATTTCCACTCTATTAATTACTGCATATGGTCATGACACTCCAATCATATTTGTTCCATCAATGCATGATTCAATGTTCAAGGCAATTAGAGAAAATATTGAAAAAATCAAACAGGAAGGATCAGCTACTTTTATCAAGCCTCGTATGGATGAAGGAAAAGCTAAATTCCCATCAAAAGAGGATATTGTGCTTGAATCTTTAAGAACTATCACTTTAAACAAGAAGGATTGA
- a CDS encoding AI-2E family transporter, which translates to MGIDIKEHFTFPVLLIGVLLIVSLIFIFPVLKMIVLGAILAYLVRPVAFKIQSKLKYSSISILLAMVVVLIPLIALVGYISYELTSVASTLLASGSSTDINSSISQLVSYLQINVDSNAISQEITSSFETIAGYVVNYGVSFLSKFANLTLDLFVLVCSVFYFVRDGDKCMNFIRSFVPEDSLEFFDKTVMDVKDVLRSIFYGHFLTAVIIGIFGCIGYSLLGYPFGIFLGVLTGILQLIPIFGPWPIYWALFFIDVFSGNYPRAVIVLLFGFFLSTVDMYIRPALSSHYADIHPLILLVGFLSGPLVYGIVGFIVGPLILGITYTVLDSYRKEYLMGDE; encoded by the coding sequence ATGGGAATTGATATTAAAGAGCATTTTACATTTCCGGTTCTTTTAATCGGTGTTTTATTGATAGTTTCATTAATATTCATATTTCCAGTCTTGAAGATGATTGTCTTGGGAGCTATCCTGGCTTATCTTGTTAGGCCAGTAGCTTTTAAGATCCAATCAAAATTAAAATACTCATCTATTTCTATACTTCTTGCAATGGTGGTTGTTCTGATACCATTGATTGCACTTGTAGGATATATCTCATATGAACTCACTTCAGTGGCATCAACACTGCTTGCATCTGGATCTTCAACTGATATCAATTCATCAATTTCACAATTAGTATCATATTTACAAATCAATGTAGATTCAAATGCAATATCACAGGAGATAACCTCATCATTTGAAACAATTGCTGGTTATGTCGTGAACTACGGCGTGAGTTTCCTGTCCAAATTCGCAAATCTTACTTTGGATTTGTTTGTATTGGTCTGTTCAGTCTTCTACTTCGTTAGGGATGGGGATAAATGTATGAACTTCATCAGAAGTTTTGTTCCTGAAGATTCACTTGAATTTTTCGATAAGACCGTAATGGATGTAAAGGATGTACTTAGAAGCATATTCTACGGACACTTCCTGACTGCAGTAATAATCGGAATATTTGGCTGTATCGGTTATTCACTTTTAGGATATCCATTCGGAATATTCCTTGGTGTACTGACAGGTATCTTACAGTTGATTCCGATATTCGGCCCATGGCCAATCTACTGGGCACTGTTCTTCATTGATGTATTCAGTGGAAACTATCCAAGAGCAGTAATTGTGCTTCTGTTCGGATTTTTCCTAAGTACTGTCGATATGTATATCAGACCTGCCCTTTCAAGCCATTATGCAGATATCCATCCGTTGATTTTGCTTGTGGGATTCCTTTCAGGTCCTTTGGTATATGGGATAGTCGGTTTTATCGTCGGACCTTTGATTTTAGGAATAACCTATACAGTTTTAGACAGCTATAGAAAAGAATACCTTATGGGAGATGAATAG
- the purM gene encoding phosphoribosylformylglycinamidine cyclo-ligase: protein MVTYSESGVDIDLEAVTVSKLADKLKSTLECRDIITDSGHYAALVRLGDKAIAMSTDGVGSKILIAEMMNKYDTVGIDCIAMVVNDILCVGAEPIALVDYLAVEKPDPERAAEIAEGLVKGANESKIAIIGGETASLPGIIKDFDLAGTGIGFVDVDKIISGADIQPGNVLIGINSNGIHSNGYSLARSAIFDKGGYSVDDKMPNGETTIGEELIRPTELYVKPIVALFEKEYNINGLAHITGGGFTNLRRLKKGVGYDITDLPEVPEIFKLIYEQGVDIKEMYKVFNMGVGFVVICDGEEADKIMDTLNEYCDCQIIGTVTDDETIKVKAFEGSELEY, encoded by the coding sequence ATGGTTACATATTCAGAATCAGGTGTTGACATTGACTTAGAAGCAGTTACTGTTTCAAAATTAGCTGATAAACTCAAATCAACATTAGAATGCAGAGATATTATTACAGACAGTGGTCATTACGCAGCTTTAGTAAGATTAGGAGACAAAGCTATTGCAATGAGTACTGACGGTGTTGGAAGTAAAATTTTAATTGCAGAAATGATGAACAAATACGATACAGTAGGTATTGACTGTATTGCTATGGTAGTTAACGATATCTTATGTGTCGGCGCAGAACCAATAGCTTTAGTGGACTACCTCGCTGTTGAAAAACCAGACCCTGAAAGAGCAGCTGAAATTGCTGAAGGTCTTGTTAAAGGTGCTAATGAATCAAAAATTGCAATAATTGGTGGAGAAACTGCTTCACTTCCTGGAATTATCAAAGATTTCGATTTAGCAGGAACAGGTATCGGATTTGTAGATGTTGATAAAATCATCAGCGGTGCAGACATCCAACCTGGAAATGTCTTAATCGGTATTAACAGTAATGGTATTCATTCTAACGGATACAGTTTAGCTAGAAGCGCAATCTTCGACAAAGGTGGCTATTCTGTCGATGACAAAATGCCTAATGGAGAAACAACCATTGGTGAAGAATTAATTAGACCAACCGAATTATACGTTAAACCTATTGTTGCTTTATTCGAAAAAGAATACAATATTAATGGTCTTGCTCATATTACCGGAGGAGGTTTCACCAACCTCAGACGTTTGAAAAAAGGCGTAGGATATGACATTACAGACCTTCCAGAAGTTCCAGAAATATTCAAACTTATCTATGAACAAGGCGTAGACATCAAAGAAATGTACAAAGTATTCAACATGGGTGTCGGTTTTGTTGTTATCTGTGATGGGGAAGAGGCAGATAAAATTATGGATACTTTAAATGAATATTGCGACTGCCAAATCATCGGTACCGTAACTGACGATGAAACAATCAAAGTCAAAGCTTTCGAAGGCAGCGAACTTGAATACTAA
- a CDS encoding fibrillarin-like rRNA/tRNA 2'-O-methyltransferase, with amino-acid sequence MNVYFKDGNVATKNLNPGVSVYGEELVQEDVEYRMWNPRRSKLSAALLNGLENLKLEDTSKVLYLGASTGTTVSHISDIVINGRVYAVEFSPTTAKKLVQLSRQRFNIAPILGDATKPKGYLNIVEKVDLVYCDVAQPTQSELFMRNINMFAKDDAQGLITIKARSIDVVQKPKKIFKEQEKKLKEKGFKIIEKVKLEPYEKDHIALLVEKNF; translated from the coding sequence ATGAATGTTTATTTTAAAGATGGAAATGTAGCAACCAAGAATCTAAATCCTGGAGTATCAGTTTATGGAGAAGAACTAGTTCAGGAAGATGTCGAATACAGGATGTGGAATCCTAGACGTTCAAAACTATCAGCAGCCCTCTTAAATGGATTAGAAAATTTAAAGCTCGAGGACACTTCAAAAGTATTGTACCTTGGTGCATCAACTGGAACAACAGTTTCCCACATTTCAGATATTGTAATTAATGGAAGAGTTTATGCGGTTGAATTTTCACCGACAACAGCTAAAAAATTAGTCCAACTTTCACGTCAAAGGTTTAATATTGCTCCGATTTTAGGAGATGCAACCAAACCAAAAGGATATCTAAACATTGTTGAAAAGGTCGACTTAGTGTACTGTGATGTTGCTCAGCCAACACAAAGTGAACTGTTTATGAGAAATATTAACATGTTTGCAAAAGATGACGCACAGGGACTTATAACTATTAAAGCTAGAAGTATCGATGTAGTACAAAAACCTAAAAAGATTTTCAAGGAACAAGAAAAGAAATTGAAAGAAAAAGGTTTTAAGATTATTGAAAAAGTAAAACTGGAACCATACGAGAAAGACCATATTGCATTATTGGTGGAGAAAAATTTTTAA
- a CDS encoding dihydroorotate dehydrogenase yields MLNTNICGVEFRNPLMLAAGIMGSNASSMNWILKSGAGGVVSKSFSLNPHPGYVNPTTVAVDGGIINAIGLSNPGVANFKEELKRIERDNNVVIASIYGATPDEFSSLVEEVQEFVDMIELNISCPHAMDGYGASIGQDCNLSHTIVSAVADASDVPIIAKLTPNVTDITEIAKTCEDAGADCLSLINTLGPGMKINIDVARPVLSNKFGGMSGRPIKPIAISNVYSVYESVDIPLIGVGGIYTWEDVVEFIYAGARAVQIGTAIMDEGVEVFGHINEGLEKFMEEKGFSSIDEMVGLAHREL; encoded by the coding sequence ATGTTAAATACTAATATTTGTGGAGTTGAATTTAGAAATCCTTTGATGTTGGCTGCAGGAATCATGGGAAGTAATGCTTCATCAATGAATTGGATTTTAAAATCAGGTGCTGGTGGAGTCGTTTCAAAATCATTTTCCTTAAACCCTCATCCAGGATATGTTAATCCAACAACTGTTGCAGTTGATGGAGGTATAATTAACGCAATCGGGCTTTCAAACCCTGGTGTTGCTAATTTCAAGGAAGAGTTAAAAAGGATTGAAAGGGACAATAATGTTGTCATTGCTTCAATCTACGGAGCAACCCCTGATGAGTTTTCCTCATTGGTTGAGGAGGTTCAGGAATTTGTTGATATGATTGAACTGAACATTTCATGTCCTCATGCAATGGACGGTTATGGTGCTTCAATCGGTCAGGACTGCAATTTAAGCCATACTATAGTGTCTGCAGTTGCAGATGCTTCTGATGTACCAATCATCGCTAAATTGACACCTAATGTAACTGACATCACTGAAATTGCAAAAACCTGTGAAGATGCAGGTGCAGACTGCTTGTCATTGATCAATACATTAGGTCCTGGTATGAAAATCAACATTGATGTTGCACGTCCTGTATTGTCCAATAAGTTTGGTGGAATGAGTGGTCGTCCAATCAAGCCGATTGCTATAAGCAATGTATATTCTGTTTATGAATCAGTTGACATCCCATTGATTGGTGTCGGCGGAATCTACACTTGGGAAGATGTTGTTGAATTTATTTATGCAGGTGCAAGAGCAGTTCAAATCGGTACTGCAATAATGGATGAAGGAGTTGAAGTATTCGGCCATATCAACGAAGGACTTGAAAAGTTCATGGAAGAAAAAGGATTCTCATCCATTGATGAAATGGTTGGACTTGCACACAGGGAGTTGTAA
- the comC gene encoding L-sulfolactate dehydrogenase: MKIMIDNEIALVKEILKELGASEEDQELVAEATVDADLKGFTSHGLGRFPQYIIGIEAGAINLKENITIEKETPAVALINGNSGFGQAVSYKAMQIAIKKAKEMGIACVGVHNTNHFGVTGFYSDLALRENCIGLVIANTDPAIAPIGGKEPLIGTNPIALGIPSDSYLTVDMATSVTARGKIIESKRKGLDLPDGWALDADGKPTNNPEEALKGSILPFGGFKGYALSLLIEVLTGPLVQAGYGHGVTGTASPEKNCTKGDLYVVIDPSKFGDFDEFKANTEDFIAQVRATGDNVPVPGDLEVKRVKEAEVNGINIDEKLYKQLKGICDDLSIDLDSYLEE, encoded by the coding sequence ATGAAAATAATGATAGATAACGAAATAGCTCTTGTAAAAGAAATATTAAAGGAGTTAGGGGCTAGCGAAGAAGATCAGGAATTAGTGGCTGAAGCTACAGTAGACGCAGATTTAAAAGGATTTACATCACACGGGCTCGGTAGATTTCCACAATACATCATAGGTATTGAAGCAGGAGCAATCAACTTAAAAGAAAACATTACTATTGAAAAAGAAACTCCTGCAGTGGCATTAATTAACGGTAACAGCGGATTTGGACAAGCAGTATCCTACAAAGCTATGCAAATTGCAATCAAAAAAGCAAAAGAAATGGGTATTGCATGTGTTGGTGTTCACAATACCAACCACTTTGGAGTTACTGGATTTTATTCCGACTTAGCATTAAGAGAAAACTGTATTGGACTTGTAATTGCAAATACTGACCCTGCAATTGCTCCAATCGGTGGAAAAGAACCATTAATCGGAACCAACCCTATTGCATTAGGAATTCCATCAGACAGTTACCTTACTGTAGATATGGCAACATCAGTTACTGCACGTGGAAAAATCATCGAATCCAAAAGAAAAGGTTTAGATTTACCTGACGGATGGGCATTAGATGCTGATGGAAAACCAACCAACAACCCAGAAGAAGCATTAAAAGGATCAATCTTACCATTCGGTGGATTCAAAGGATACGCATTATCCTTATTAATCGAAGTATTAACTGGACCATTAGTACAAGCAGGATATGGACATGGAGTAACCGGTACTGCCTCACCTGAGAAAAACTGTACTAAAGGAGATTTATACGTAGTAATTGACCCTTCCAAATTTGGTGACTTTGATGAATTCAAAGCAAACACCGAAGATTTCATTGCACAAGTAAGAGCTACTGGTGACAACGTTCCTGTACCTGGTGACTTGGAAGTTAAAAGGGTTAAAGAAGCTGAAGTTAATGGTATTAACATTGACGAAAAATTATACAAACAATTAAAAGGAATCTGTGACGATTTAAGTATCGACTTAGATTCTTACCTCGAAGAATAA
- a CDS encoding phosphopantothenoylcysteine decarboxylase — MKGKRVLISLGGTYEPIDSVRGITNKSSGKMGLALAKEAYIRGADLTLVVAKVSVDIPSVFNVVRVETGNEMNEAILNLIPDFDIFISTAAVSDFEFKKKDDKKIDSSNSLSLNLKPATKIIRQVKKVNPDIFLVGFKAEFNITKDEIICCARKQIEKAGTDIVIANDISKNECQFGSDNNEVLIVDDDVMSVPLASKREIAKVICDVISKKTSSHVD; from the coding sequence ATTAAAGGAAAAAGAGTTTTAATTAGTCTTGGTGGAACCTATGAACCTATAGATTCCGTAAGGGGAATTACAAACAAGTCATCTGGGAAGATGGGTTTGGCACTTGCAAAAGAAGCATACATTAGAGGTGCGGACTTGACTTTGGTTGTAGCTAAAGTCAGTGTTGATATTCCTTCTGTTTTCAATGTTGTCCGTGTGGAGACAGGTAATGAAATGAACGAGGCTATATTGAATCTGATTCCTGATTTTGATATTTTCATATCAACTGCAGCTGTTTCTGATTTTGAATTCAAAAAGAAAGATGATAAAAAGATTGACTCAAGCAATTCTTTATCATTGAATCTTAAACCTGCAACAAAAATCATCCGTCAGGTCAAAAAGGTAAATCCTGATATCTTTCTTGTAGGGTTTAAAGCGGAATTCAATATTACAAAAGATGAGATAATCTGTTGTGCTAGAAAACAGATAGAAAAGGCAGGTACGGACATTGTTATTGCAAATGACATATCAAAGAACGAATGTCAATTCGGATCTGACAATAATGAGGTTCTGATAGTTGATGATGATGTAATGTCTGTTCCACTTGCATCAAAAAGGGAGATTGCAAAAGTCATTTGTGATGTAATTTCTAAAAAAACATCTTCACATGTAGATTAG
- a CDS encoding dihydroorotate dehydrogenase electron transfer subunit has product MINEPKIVEITEIIDETPTIKTFKFGWDMETLGKPNPGEFVMVWNFKNEKPMSIAQINDNELAITVKNIGEFTSQLHDLKIGDQIGVRGSYGNGFDNSFEGKKILAIGGGVGMAPINAIASDLIKKGNEVDVVAAAVTKDELLYADSLEELGATVHHCTDDGSFGFKGFATDCTSGLLEYATYDYAFVCGPEIMMKGIFDILEAAEIPAQYSLERYMKCALGVCGQCCVDSEGWRICVEGPVFENYKINKITEFGKYRRDASGVKY; this is encoded by the coding sequence ATGATTAATGAACCTAAAATTGTTGAAATAACTGAAATTATCGATGAAACTCCTACAATCAAGACTTTCAAATTCGGTTGGGACATGGAAACACTAGGAAAACCAAACCCTGGTGAATTTGTAATGGTCTGGAACTTCAAAAACGAAAAGCCAATGTCAATTGCACAAATCAATGACAATGAATTGGCAATTACCGTTAAGAATATCGGTGAATTCACTTCTCAATTGCATGATTTAAAAATCGGAGATCAAATTGGAGTTAGGGGAAGCTACGGTAACGGATTTGACAATTCATTTGAAGGAAAGAAAATCCTTGCAATCGGTGGTGGAGTTGGAATGGCTCCAATCAATGCAATAGCTTCAGATTTAATCAAAAAAGGAAATGAAGTTGATGTGGTTGCAGCAGCAGTCACAAAAGACGAATTGCTCTATGCAGATTCACTTGAAGAATTAGGTGCTACAGTTCATCACTGTACCGATGATGGAAGTTTTGGATTTAAAGGATTCGCAACAGATTGTACTAGTGGTTTACTTGAATATGCAACTTATGATTATGCATTTGTTTGCGGACCTGAGATAATGATGAAAGGAATATTCGATATTCTTGAAGCAGCTGAAATACCTGCTCAATATTCTCTTGAAAGATACATGAAATGCGCTCTTGGAGTGTGCGGTCAATGTTGTGTTGACAGTGAAGGATGGAGAATATGCGTAGAAGGTCCTGTTTTTGAAAATTACAAAATAAATAAAATCACTGAATTTGGAAAATACAGAAGAGACGCATCTGGTGTCAAATATTAA